A stretch of the Actinomyces qiguomingii genome encodes the following:
- a CDS encoding TPM domain-containing protein, whose amino-acid sequence MPRRIARFAIGAVLLGAVAAAGTVPTASAAPGAETGAFTATSLTATASAAIVPAEVSTRIAGHINDDAGLLNADLAQAAVDKLAEDGIGLWIVTMRDASQTAEQYAAKAWEASGFDTTDLLLVINMPADGTNTFAFGGSTYDSVWSDSKMASVRSDIQQALRSGNYDGAVAAIADATGSGSGGSGAALGVGLTVVGVGAVGAIAYSRSRKRNTGTGQAVQPAEPLEQLRTRAGATLVSTDDAVRSAAEELSYAQAQFGLSATDAFTAALTTAQEHVAQAFELRGRLDGAADESQQRQLCQEILMRCNEATAVIQVQEEAFKERRGIEENLPRSIAETAQRADEAEQAVTAADTLLVTLHATYPATALSSIAEAPARARKLVEAGRTALDQARSSVEAGNHSTAVEQVRIAQASIAQAGDLAGQVSGVRERLERAQADLEAAIVSISSDLVDARRLAGQVPAASLQPLVADAEAAVAEGRAASNPDGDPLAALDHLERAESALDAALAPARAKEENDSRARASLVSRLGRLNSQISAVTSYITSYRGAVGSPARTALAEAARHAAAATSLQNTDPTAALAEVTSGESLVAQAQALAEADVRNSGSWGPGSGGSSGQGGIDLGSLVLGGILLGGSRNYGGWGGGPRPPRGGGFGGGFGGSRGGGFGGSRGGGFGGGFGGGGGSFGGGRGGGFGGGGGRF is encoded by the coding sequence GTGCCCCGGCGCATCGCCCGCTTCGCGATCGGTGCCGTGCTGCTCGGCGCCGTAGCCGCCGCTGGAACCGTGCCGACGGCGAGTGCCGCGCCAGGCGCCGAGACCGGCGCCTTCACCGCGACCTCCTTGACAGCTACCGCCAGTGCCGCAATCGTGCCGGCAGAAGTATCGACGCGTATTGCCGGCCACATCAACGACGACGCGGGCCTGCTCAACGCCGACCTCGCCCAGGCGGCCGTAGACAAACTGGCCGAGGACGGCATTGGCCTGTGGATCGTCACCATGCGCGACGCCTCCCAGACCGCCGAGCAATACGCCGCCAAGGCCTGGGAGGCATCCGGGTTCGACACCACCGACCTGCTGCTGGTTATCAACATGCCCGCCGACGGCACCAACACCTTCGCTTTCGGCGGCTCGACCTACGACTCCGTCTGGTCCGACTCCAAGATGGCCTCCGTACGCAGCGATATCCAGCAGGCCCTGCGCAGTGGGAACTACGACGGCGCCGTGGCCGCCATTGCCGACGCCACCGGCTCCGGCTCGGGCGGCTCCGGCGCCGCCCTGGGGGTGGGCCTGACCGTCGTCGGTGTGGGCGCCGTGGGCGCCATCGCCTACAGCCGCAGCCGCAAGCGAAACACCGGCACCGGCCAGGCCGTCCAGCCTGCCGAGCCCCTGGAGCAGCTGCGCACCCGCGCGGGCGCCACCTTGGTGAGCACTGACGACGCCGTGCGCTCGGCGGCCGAAGAACTTTCTTACGCGCAGGCCCAGTTCGGTCTGTCCGCCACCGACGCCTTCACCGCTGCGCTGACCACCGCCCAGGAGCATGTCGCCCAGGCATTCGAGCTGCGCGGCCGGTTGGACGGGGCCGCCGACGAGTCCCAGCAGCGGCAGCTGTGCCAGGAGATTCTGATGCGCTGCAACGAGGCCACCGCGGTCATCCAGGTCCAGGAGGAGGCGTTCAAGGAGCGGCGCGGCATTGAGGAGAACCTGCCCCGTTCCATAGCGGAGACCGCCCAGCGCGCCGACGAGGCCGAGCAGGCCGTCACCGCGGCGGATACGCTGTTGGTCACCCTGCACGCCACCTACCCCGCCACGGCGCTCAGCTCCATCGCCGAGGCGCCCGCGCGCGCCCGCAAACTGGTGGAGGCGGGCCGGACCGCCCTGGACCAGGCCCGCTCCAGCGTGGAGGCAGGCAACCACTCCACGGCCGTTGAGCAGGTGCGCATCGCTCAGGCCTCGATCGCTCAGGCCGGCGATCTGGCCGGGCAGGTCAGTGGCGTACGTGAGCGGCTGGAACGGGCCCAGGCAGATCTGGAGGCGGCTATCGTCTCCATCTCCTCCGATCTAGTGGACGCCCGACGGCTGGCGGGGCAGGTGCCCGCGGCATCGCTGCAGCCGCTGGTGGCCGACGCCGAGGCGGCCGTGGCCGAGGGACGCGCCGCCTCAAATCCTGACGGCGACCCGCTGGCCGCCCTGGACCACCTGGAGCGCGCCGAGTCCGCACTCGACGCCGCCCTGGCACCGGCGCGGGCGAAGGAGGAGAACGACTCGCGCGCCCGGGCCTCCCTGGTCTCGCGCCTGGGCCGGCTCAATTCCCAGATCTCGGCGGTGACCTCCTACATCACCAGCTACCGCGGCGCTGTGGGCTCCCCCGCACGCACCGCCCTGGCCGAGGCCGCCCGGCATGCGGCGGCCGCCACCTCTCTGCAGAACACCGACCCGACGGCGGCCCTGGCGGAGGTGACCTCCGGAGAGTCCCTGGTGGCGCAGGCGCAGGCCCTGGCGGAGGCGGATGTCCGAAACTCGGGTTCCTGGGGCCCCGGTTCGGGCGGCTCATCCGGACAGGGAGGCATCGACCTGGGCTCACTCGTGCTCGGCGGCATTCTGCTGGGCGGTAGCCGCAACTACGGCGGCTGGGGCGGCGGCCCGCGTCCGCCGCGCGGCGGCGGCTTCGGGGGCGGCTTCGGCGGGTCCCGCGGCGGCGGCTTCGGCGGGTCCCGAGGCGGCGGCTTCGGGGGCGGTTTCGGCGGCGGAGGCGGCAGCTTCGGCGGGGGCCGCGGGGGCGGTTTCGGCGGCGGAGGCGGCCGCTTCTGA
- a CDS encoding type 1 glutamine amidotransferase has protein sequence MTEPNRPADMATVLHAGGRAETLITVIEPEPQAPLGRLREWLSAQNLSVRMVRPEAGDPLPTLNELGDGLVVLGGPMSAHDEAGHPWITPLRDLLRGVVQTRLPAIAICLGAQIAAEAIGGTTAAPSPHGTERGVVELELTQAAGTDPLFSEIVDESVRAAVRAGIPTRDGTRLPVLVSHDDGVVTLPESATLLASSAGAPVQAWRAGRLLALQHHPESTPERLEMVESRITAWKMGAVTDEEELKALTDDELPLQAVAAGRRVRADAERAEPVVQAFGRALARVFARQARAYRLHKVSTNF, from the coding sequence ATGACCGAACCCAACCGTCCCGCCGATATGGCAACTGTTCTACACGCTGGCGGCCGCGCGGAGACGCTCATCACCGTGATCGAGCCCGAGCCGCAGGCGCCCCTGGGACGCCTGCGCGAGTGGCTGTCAGCCCAGAACCTCAGTGTGCGTATGGTGCGCCCCGAAGCCGGCGATCCACTACCGACTTTGAACGAGCTCGGCGATGGTCTGGTTGTGCTCGGCGGGCCTATGAGTGCCCATGATGAGGCTGGGCATCCCTGGATCACCCCGCTGCGCGATTTGCTGCGTGGTGTAGTGCAGACGCGACTGCCGGCTATCGCCATCTGCTTGGGCGCTCAAATTGCCGCCGAGGCCATCGGCGGAACCACTGCTGCCCCGTCACCGCACGGCACGGAGCGCGGCGTGGTGGAGTTGGAATTGACCCAGGCGGCGGGCACCGATCCGTTGTTCTCCGAGATCGTCGACGAATCCGTGCGCGCCGCCGTGCGTGCGGGCATCCCTACCCGCGACGGCACCCGCCTGCCGGTGCTTGTATCCCATGACGACGGCGTGGTTACCCTGCCGGAGTCGGCCACCCTGCTGGCCTCATCCGCGGGCGCGCCGGTACAGGCTTGGCGTGCCGGCAGGCTCCTGGCCCTCCAACACCACCCGGAATCCACGCCCGAGCGCCTGGAAATGGTGGAATCGCGTATCACCGCTTGGAAGATGGGGGCGGTCACCGATGAGGAGGAACTGAAAGCCCTCACCGATGATGAGCTTCCCCTCCAGGCGGTCGCCGCAGGGCGACGCGTGCGCGCGGACGCGGAGCGGGCCGAGCCTGTGGTCCAGGCCTTCGGCCGCGCGCTGGCACGGGTTTTCGCCCGACAGGCCCGCGCTTACAGGCTGCACAAAGTGTCGACGAACTTCTGA
- a CDS encoding PTS sugar transporter subunit IIB, giving the protein MTRPLDICFICGAGLGSSLACQMEAEEVLAAAGIRANLGHEAISGIPGVRADIIVSAENFKPTIEKYELDPDIAFVFLKNIVDKTEIAAKLLPVVQEKEAQA; this is encoded by the coding sequence ATGACCAGACCACTTGACATCTGCTTCATCTGTGGAGCAGGACTCGGCAGCAGCCTGGCCTGCCAAATGGAGGCGGAAGAGGTCCTCGCCGCCGCCGGCATCCGCGCCAATCTGGGACACGAGGCCATTTCCGGAATACCGGGCGTGCGCGCGGACATCATTGTCTCCGCCGAGAACTTCAAGCCGACGATCGAGAAGTACGAGCTCGACCCGGACATCGCATTCGTATTCCTCAAGAACATCGTAGACAAGACCGAGATCGCCGCCAAGCTCCTCCCGGTCGTCCAGGAGAAGGAGGCTCAAGCATGA
- a CDS encoding PspA/IM30 family protein: MAEKQSILGRIAQLTRANINALIDRAEDPEKMLDQLVRDYKASIAEARDAVAQTIGNLRLAEKDHDADVAEAKDWGNKALAASRKADELRASGDAAGADKWDSLAKIALTKQITAENEAKQAEPMIASQQQVVDQLKLGLQQMEAKLGELQSKRDQLIARQKTAEAQVKVQGAIRSINVMDPTSELSRYEDQVRRVEAQAAGQMEIAGASLEAQFAELESADQQLEAEARLAALKAGGNSALPAASAPAQITGSDVDAAFEALKAEGAQPDVAAEDEQSSY; encoded by the coding sequence ATGGCTGAAAAGCAGTCGATCCTGGGGCGCATCGCCCAGCTCACCCGAGCCAATATCAACGCCCTCATCGACCGCGCCGAGGACCCTGAGAAGATGCTCGACCAGCTGGTGCGCGATTACAAGGCCTCCATCGCCGAGGCTCGCGACGCCGTAGCCCAGACCATCGGCAACCTGCGCCTGGCGGAGAAGGATCACGACGCTGACGTCGCCGAGGCCAAGGACTGGGGCAACAAGGCACTGGCCGCCTCCCGCAAGGCCGATGAGCTGCGCGCCAGCGGTGACGCCGCCGGGGCCGACAAGTGGGACTCTCTGGCCAAGATCGCGCTGACCAAGCAGATCACGGCGGAGAACGAGGCCAAGCAGGCCGAGCCGATGATCGCCTCCCAGCAGCAGGTCGTCGACCAGCTCAAGCTCGGCCTGCAGCAGATGGAGGCCAAGCTTGGCGAACTGCAGTCCAAGCGCGACCAGTTGATCGCCCGCCAGAAGACCGCCGAGGCTCAGGTGAAGGTACAGGGCGCCATTCGCTCGATCAATGTCATGGACCCCACCAGCGAGCTGTCCCGCTACGAGGATCAGGTGCGCCGAGTCGAGGCGCAGGCCGCCGGGCAGATGGAGATCGCCGGTGCGTCCCTGGAGGCGCAGTTCGCCGAGTTGGAGTCCGCGGACCAGCAGTTGGAGGCCGAGGCGCGTCTGGCCGCTCTCAAGGCCGGTGGCAACTCCGCGCTTCCCGCGGCCTCCGCCCCGGCCCAGATCACCGGCAGCGACGTTGATGCCGCCTTCGAGGCTCTCAAGGCCGAAGGCGCACAACCTGACGTAGCAGCCGAGGACGAGCAGTCCTCATACTGA
- a CDS encoding class II fructose-bisphosphate aldolase: MYLPITPILAEARRVGYTVGAFNAHNLEMVPAMIRAARDLGSPIIIQTSPGTARYVGMKNLVAVCRAMAEDEIVDVALHLDHATDLTDIRDAVTAGYSSVMFDGSQLPFTENVAKSRRVVAFAHEHGVSVETEIGTIGGTEEGIRNREGRYTQPEEAQQFLSEVDCDALAVSIGTNHGQFKSKTKIDLDLLGRIDDAVAVPLVVHGGTGVDESDYPALTARGIRKFNVGTELLVGWTRKAQETFGATKVNASLRNNIVPCNDVVGDIVARKIALFMGHRPE, translated from the coding sequence ATGTATCTGCCAATCACCCCCATACTCGCCGAGGCCCGGCGCGTCGGGTACACCGTCGGCGCTTTCAACGCCCACAACCTGGAAATGGTCCCGGCAATGATCCGCGCCGCCCGCGACCTGGGATCCCCGATCATTATCCAGACCTCACCCGGCACCGCCCGCTATGTGGGCATGAAGAACCTGGTGGCGGTGTGCCGGGCGATGGCCGAGGATGAGATCGTCGACGTCGCCCTGCACCTGGACCACGCCACCGACCTGACCGATATCCGCGACGCCGTCACGGCCGGATACTCCTCAGTAATGTTCGACGGCTCCCAGCTGCCCTTCACCGAGAATGTGGCCAAATCGCGTCGCGTGGTCGCCTTCGCCCATGAGCACGGGGTCTCCGTGGAGACGGAGATCGGCACCATCGGCGGTACGGAGGAGGGCATCCGCAACCGGGAGGGCAGGTACACCCAGCCGGAGGAGGCCCAGCAGTTCCTCAGCGAAGTCGACTGCGACGCGCTCGCCGTCAGCATCGGCACCAACCATGGCCAGTTCAAGTCGAAAACCAAGATCGACCTGGACCTGCTCGGCCGTATCGACGACGCCGTCGCCGTGCCCCTGGTGGTGCACGGCGGCACCGGCGTGGACGAGTCCGACTACCCTGCGCTGACCGCCCGGGGCATCCGCAAGTTCAATGTCGGCACGGAACTGCTGGTTGGCTGGACCCGCAAGGCACAGGAGACCTTCGGGGCCACCAAGGTCAATGCCTCGCTGCGCAACAACATCGTGCCCTGCAACGACGTCGTCGGTGACATCGTCGCCCGCAAGATCGCGTTGTTCATGGGACACCGCCCCGAATGA
- a CDS encoding PTS sugar transporter subunit IIA: protein MSTALTDLITDDRVIIHKDVDTWQQAIAVVAEPLLADGSITIQYVKAMIEAVDRFGPYIVLSPHLVLAHARPDTGVKRQAMSVLTLKHPISFNHPENDPVDIVFCLAAVDADSHIQALKEFVAIAGDRPLQERLVAAGTVAEFQRILRREE, encoded by the coding sequence ATGAGTACAGCACTGACCGACCTGATCACCGACGACCGCGTCATCATTCACAAGGACGTGGACACCTGGCAGCAGGCGATCGCCGTCGTCGCCGAACCCCTCCTAGCCGACGGCTCCATCACCATCCAGTACGTCAAGGCAATGATCGAAGCCGTAGACCGCTTCGGCCCCTACATTGTGCTATCCCCGCACCTGGTCCTCGCCCACGCCCGCCCGGACACCGGGGTGAAACGACAGGCAATGAGTGTTCTAACCCTGAAACATCCCATCAGCTTCAACCATCCCGAGAACGACCCGGTAGACATCGTGTTCTGCCTGGCCGCCGTCGACGCCGACTCCCACATCCAGGCGCTCAAGGAATTCGTGGCGATCGCGGGAGACCGCCCCCTGCAGGAGCGCCTGGTCGCCGCCGGCACCGTCGCGGAGTTCCAACGGATCCTCCGCCGGGAGGAATGA
- a CDS encoding alpha/beta hydrolase family protein yields the protein MANLRIDTTRGVNLAATMHLPDGAAPFDADAFDEEAVGSGHAVPTREEGIVILAHDFLTDRHGLAHSLDKLAEQYRRAGLATLQFDFSGLGESDDDVITLAGEIEDLQAVSAWLANRGYVRQAIHANGFGATAALLARPAQVRTAVVAGAVVGPQSILWENVFSSEQLDELDRHGLTRLPDDNPNPRRWDVLSKETLADVSLQSPDRTMADLPWPILMLHGALSEELPDTASAAAEAFPLLPEGSRLHQVQTEGDAAAQEIARLSTEWVTRRLR from the coding sequence ATGGCGAACTTGCGCATCGACACCACCCGTGGCGTGAATCTGGCCGCGACGATGCACTTGCCCGACGGCGCCGCCCCCTTCGACGCAGACGCCTTCGATGAAGAAGCCGTGGGTTCTGGTCACGCCGTCCCGACGCGTGAGGAGGGGATCGTAATCCTCGCCCACGATTTCCTCACCGACCGTCATGGCCTGGCTCACAGTCTGGACAAGCTCGCCGAGCAGTACCGCCGAGCAGGTCTGGCCACGCTCCAGTTCGACTTCTCCGGCCTGGGCGAATCCGACGACGACGTAATCACCCTGGCGGGCGAGATCGAGGACCTACAGGCCGTGTCCGCCTGGCTCGCCAACCGCGGCTATGTCCGCCAGGCCATCCACGCCAACGGCTTCGGCGCCACCGCAGCGCTTTTGGCCCGACCCGCGCAGGTGCGCACCGCCGTGGTCGCCGGAGCCGTGGTCGGTCCACAGTCGATCCTGTGGGAGAACGTATTCTCCTCCGAGCAGCTCGACGAGCTCGATCGGCACGGACTCACCCGTCTGCCCGATGACAACCCAAACCCGCGTAGATGGGATGTGCTGAGCAAAGAGACTCTCGCGGACGTCTCCCTCCAATCGCCCGACAGGACCATGGCCGATCTGCCCTGGCCCATCCTCATGCTGCATGGAGCCCTGAGCGAGGAGCTCCCAGACACGGCCTCCGCAGCCGCGGAGGCATTCCCCCTGCTGCCCGAGGGCAGCCGTCTGCACCAAGTACAGACCGAGGGGGACGCGGCCGCACAGGAGATTGCGCGCCTGAGCACTGAGTGGGTAACCCGCCGCCTACGCTGA
- a CDS encoding AAA family ATPase gives MTGAVLVLLAGLPGTGKTHLCSRIRACFPNCTQVSIDVVKEALWERYGFDDAAQKRELDDMALRLFFSDLDTALGHAHDSAAMVVSDYPFSDKQEPTLRALCERHRATVMTIRLTADLEVLFERQQRRDLDPSRHLGHIVDHYHRGDTLKDRTAATGLLTREEFYRRCTTRGYDAFRLGDLLEVDATDLDAVDHEAILKWIAARSE, from the coding sequence ATGACTGGCGCAGTGCTCGTATTGCTCGCCGGCCTGCCCGGCACCGGTAAGACCCACCTGTGCTCACGCATCAGGGCATGCTTCCCAAATTGCACTCAGGTATCGATCGACGTCGTCAAAGAGGCGCTTTGGGAGCGGTACGGCTTCGACGACGCCGCTCAGAAACGGGAACTGGATGACATGGCGCTGCGGCTGTTCTTCTCTGATCTGGACACGGCCCTTGGTCATGCCCATGACAGCGCAGCCATGGTGGTGTCAGACTACCCCTTCAGCGATAAGCAGGAACCGACGCTGCGGGCGCTGTGCGAGCGACACCGGGCCACCGTGATGACGATCCGGCTGACAGCCGACCTGGAAGTGCTGTTCGAACGACAGCAGCGGCGGGATTTGGATCCCTCACGGCATTTGGGTCATATCGTCGACCACTATCACCGTGGCGACACGCTGAAGGACCGTACCGCGGCCACCGGGCTGCTGACCCGTGAGGAGTTCTACCGTCGCTGCACCACGCGCGGTTATGACGCCTTCCGCCTCGGAGACCTGCTGGAGGTGGACGCCACGGATCTGGACGCCGTCGATCATGAGGCGATCCTGAAGTGGATCGCCGCCCGGAGTGAGTAG
- a CDS encoding BglG family transcription antiterminator, whose translation MTSFEDLLQILQEENRTLSSSELATRLAVSARTIRNYVAAANNRYGRVVSSSHAGYRLDATALARARLAQPEAGLGDDGPEARLTRILQILVSALKPVSVFDLAEKLHVSDSTIEADLGKARPLAAQFGLRLNRDHERLSLEGDEAAQRRLMRRLLTGAAVRRRQFIDVEEVARRLDEPELLGFKKQLRGVLNDFQLSINEWTADELVAHIAIMVDRVRQGRSVHDSQLPPGDALAPVSHAVSELVARVFGVQVPEREVAYLALLLLTKAAPTYPEEASSPEVRAFLDEHYLDMVTRIVAKLNANYLVDLADDRFIAFLALHVRSLVQRAAYHDSARIPVGQSVKNTHPLVHELAVFIARQIQLETGIEVSEDEIGFLAFHVGGRLLSMHAQDDQVAVAIVVPRYYDVHVSLMHAVEIALAGTGRVDRVITEVDAVGPELTADLIVTTVPLPNAPDVPVVRTGLLLTDADLERIREMAADIAAGHKWFKAAAWLTTVMEPELFARIAGGRDRDASLEMAAGLLARADAVGPEFLDQVKERERLSTTAFASGAAIPHTIEMTAARTAIAVCLADRPIDWDGTPVTLVAMLCLSADSRDAFGDVFDAVIRALVDPAKVARLSAADSYDAFVATMLDVL comes from the coding sequence ATGACGAGTTTCGAGGATCTGTTGCAGATCCTCCAGGAGGAGAACCGCACACTGTCCTCCTCCGAGTTGGCCACCCGGCTGGCCGTATCGGCCCGCACGATCCGGAACTACGTGGCCGCAGCCAACAACCGGTACGGACGTGTGGTGTCTTCCTCCCACGCCGGCTACCGCCTTGATGCGACTGCCTTGGCCAGAGCCCGACTGGCGCAGCCAGAAGCCGGGTTAGGCGATGACGGTCCCGAGGCCCGGCTTACTCGTATCCTGCAAATACTTGTATCTGCGCTGAAGCCGGTCAGTGTATTCGACTTGGCGGAGAAGTTACACGTCTCCGATTCCACTATCGAGGCCGACCTGGGTAAGGCCCGGCCGCTGGCGGCGCAATTCGGTCTGCGCCTCAACCGCGATCACGAGCGACTCTCGCTTGAGGGGGATGAGGCGGCCCAGCGCCGTCTCATGCGGCGCCTGCTGACCGGGGCCGCCGTGCGCCGGCGCCAATTCATCGACGTCGAGGAAGTCGCCCGCCGCCTTGACGAGCCGGAGTTGCTGGGCTTCAAGAAGCAACTGCGGGGGGTGCTGAATGACTTTCAGTTGTCCATCAACGAGTGGACGGCCGACGAGTTGGTAGCCCACATAGCCATCATGGTCGACCGGGTGCGGCAGGGTCGGTCCGTTCATGATTCGCAGCTGCCTCCCGGCGACGCCCTCGCACCGGTGTCTCACGCGGTGAGTGAACTCGTGGCACGAGTCTTCGGCGTGCAGGTGCCGGAGCGGGAGGTCGCCTATCTGGCGCTGCTGCTCCTGACCAAGGCCGCCCCCACATATCCAGAGGAGGCCTCCAGCCCAGAGGTCCGGGCATTCCTTGACGAGCATTACTTGGATATGGTTACCCGGATCGTCGCAAAGCTCAACGCCAACTATCTGGTGGACCTCGCGGACGACAGGTTCATCGCCTTCCTGGCCCTGCATGTGCGCAGCCTGGTGCAGCGGGCCGCATACCACGACTCCGCCCGCATCCCGGTGGGGCAGTCCGTTAAGAACACCCACCCCCTGGTACATGAACTGGCCGTGTTCATTGCCCGACAGATCCAGTTGGAGACCGGCATTGAGGTCAGCGAGGACGAGATCGGCTTCCTTGCCTTCCATGTGGGGGGTCGCCTACTGTCCATGCATGCGCAGGACGATCAGGTCGCCGTCGCCATCGTCGTCCCCCGCTACTACGACGTCCATGTCTCCCTAATGCATGCAGTGGAAATCGCGTTGGCGGGAACCGGAAGGGTGGACCGGGTGATCACGGAGGTCGACGCCGTCGGGCCCGAACTGACCGCCGACCTGATTGTTACCACGGTCCCGTTGCCTAACGCACCTGATGTTCCAGTTGTGCGTACGGGACTGCTGCTCACGGACGCCGACCTGGAACGGATTCGAGAGATGGCCGCTGACATCGCCGCCGGCCACAAGTGGTTCAAAGCCGCAGCATGGCTGACCACGGTGATGGAGCCAGAGTTGTTCGCCCGCATCGCGGGAGGGCGGGACCGCGACGCCTCCCTGGAAATGGCGGCGGGTCTGCTCGCCCGGGCTGACGCCGTCGGCCCGGAGTTCCTGGATCAGGTCAAGGAGCGCGAGCGGCTGTCCACCACCGCCTTCGCCTCCGGCGCCGCGATCCCGCATACAATCGAGATGACCGCCGCACGCACTGCGATTGCCGTGTGCCTTGCCGACCGTCCCATCGACTGGGATGGCACCCCAGT
- a CDS encoding PTS sugar transporter subunit IIC — MSVINWIINNVLTQAGIIIGLIAMLGLILQKKGLGAVVIGTFKTILGFYVLSAGSAVLVTTLTYFGVMFQAAFHTTGIVPSIEAVNGYATNNLGLGGQIALAFLGIFIVNILLARFTPWKYIFLTGQALLWMSTMTVVFGHAAGLRGAWLILAASLVGGFFCVAMPALAQPIVRRITGNDAIALGHFCTIGYMVEAGVAWLVRKRNVDKQPSTEDLKLPRSLEFLQDTYMSLAVVMIPLFLVVAAVAGPEPVAEDVGTMNYMMYAFLQSIQFVVGVYVLMAGVRLLLGEIVPAFRGISMKLVPDSKPALDCPVLFPYAPNAVVIGFITTTIGTLIAMVALPAVGFAVIVPGMLTNFFAGGTAGIFGNTVGGRRGAIIGGVVHGLFITLLPALLVTTFMNLGFPNLSATDVDTITAGLLFAYIVRPIMNAL; from the coding sequence ATGAGCGTAATCAACTGGATCATCAACAACGTCCTCACCCAGGCCGGGATCATTATCGGCCTGATCGCCATGCTCGGCCTGATCCTGCAAAAGAAGGGCCTGGGCGCAGTAGTGATCGGCACGTTCAAGACCATTCTCGGCTTCTACGTGCTCTCGGCCGGATCAGCAGTGTTGGTGACCACGCTGACGTACTTCGGAGTCATGTTCCAGGCGGCCTTCCACACCACCGGGATCGTGCCCAGCATTGAGGCCGTCAACGGCTACGCCACCAACAACCTGGGACTAGGCGGACAGATCGCCCTGGCCTTCCTGGGTATTTTCATCGTCAACATCCTGCTGGCTCGCTTCACTCCCTGGAAGTACATCTTCCTCACCGGTCAGGCACTGCTGTGGATGTCCACCATGACCGTCGTCTTCGGCCACGCCGCCGGGCTTCGTGGCGCCTGGCTGATTCTGGCCGCCAGCCTGGTGGGCGGATTCTTCTGCGTGGCCATGCCCGCCCTGGCGCAGCCCATCGTGCGCCGCATAACCGGCAACGACGCGATCGCACTAGGGCACTTCTGCACCATCGGCTACATGGTCGAAGCCGGAGTCGCCTGGCTGGTACGCAAGCGCAATGTGGACAAGCAGCCCTCCACGGAGGATCTGAAGCTTCCCCGCTCGCTGGAGTTCCTGCAAGACACCTACATGTCCCTGGCCGTAGTCATGATCCCGTTATTCCTCGTGGTCGCGGCCGTAGCCGGGCCCGAGCCGGTGGCTGAGGACGTCGGCACCATGAACTACATGATGTACGCCTTCTTGCAGTCCATTCAGTTCGTCGTCGGCGTCTACGTCCTCATGGCCGGCGTCAGGCTGCTGCTGGGAGAGATCGTCCCCGCCTTCCGCGGCATCTCCATGAAACTGGTGCCCGACTCCAAGCCCGCGTTGGACTGCCCGGTGCTGTTCCCCTACGCACCCAACGCGGTGGTCATCGGCTTCATCACCACCACGATCGGCACCCTGATCGCCATGGTGGCGCTGCCCGCCGTCGGCTTCGCCGTGATCGTGCCCGGCATGCTCACAAACTTCTTCGCTGGCGGCACCGCCGGCATCTTCGGCAACACTGTGGGCGGGCGTCGCGGCGCCATCATCGGAGGTGTAGTGCACGGCCTGTTCATCACACTGCTTCCGGCGCTGCTGGTAACCACCTTCATGAACCTGGGCTTCCCCAACCTGTCCGCGACCGACGTCGACACCATCACCGCCGGCCTACTGTTCGCCTACATCGTCCGCCCCATCATGAACGCGCTGTGA